The Arachis hypogaea cultivar Tifrunner chromosome 19, arahy.Tifrunner.gnm2.J5K5, whole genome shotgun sequence genome has a window encoding:
- the LOC112777525 gene encoding uncharacterized protein, with product MALFGVMEMATAVDILSDLVVFIAPLWIAVIVGVVLGWAWKPKWADNLASIEPTSNNYLPKLRLPSWAALGSTSGPHTDLSSFSVSTSSGAGSSSLQRNDGENEVSALVTEQDLKHLSMLVEEKDGGPAWIQMMDRSTPTMSYQAWRRDPETGPPQYRSRTVYEDATPELLRDFFWDDEYRLKWDDMLIHASTLQECPVTGTMMVHWVRKFPFFCSDREYIIGRRIWDAGQAYYCVTKGVPCPSMPRHNKPKRVDLYYSSWCIRPVKSRKDDQLTACEVLLFHHEDMGIPWEIAKLGVRQGMWGAVKKFDPALRIYKKERASGAPLSPCARSAKINTKITPEYLSSLENATNDIIETRNEDTSGKPIGRNIPKLLVFGGVIALACTVDQGLLTKALIFGVARRVANIGRRF from the exons ATGGCGTTGTTTGGGGTTATGGAGATGGCAACAGCTGTCGACATACTGTCCGACCTTGTTGTGTTCATCGCTCCGCTTTGGATTGCCGTTATAGTCGGCGTTGTCCTCGGTTGGGCCTGGAAGCCCAAGTGGGCCGACAACTTGGCTTCCATCGAGCCCACCTCCAACAACTACCTCCCCAAGCTTCGCCTCCCTTCTTGGGCTGCTTTGGGTTCCACCTCTGGTCCCCACACCGACCTTTCTTCCTTCTCCGTTTCCACCAG TTCGGGTGCGGGGTCGAGTTCGTTGCAACGGAATGATGGGGAGAACGAGGTTAGTGCTTTGGTGACGGAACAGGACTTGAAGCACTTGAGTATGTTAGTTGAAGAAAAAGATGGTGGACCCGCGTGGATTCAGATGATGGACCgttctacccctactatgagctACCAAGCTTGGCGTAGGGACCCTGAG ACTGGGCCGCCGCAGTACCGAAGTAGAACCGTGTATGAAGATGCAACTCCTGAGCTGTTGAGGGATTTCTTCTGGGATGACGAGTATCGGTTGAAGTGGGATGACATGCTTATACATGCTTCAACCTTACAAGAGTGCCCTGTTACTGGGACTATGATGGTGCATTGGGTTCGCAAG TTCCCCTtcttttgcagtgatagagaatatatCATTGGTAGAAGAATTTGGGATGCTGGACAAGCTTACTACTGCGTAACAAAG GGTGTCCCTTGTCCGTCTATGCCAAGGCACAACAAACCTAAACGAGTTGATCTTTATTATTCAAGCTGGTGCATTCGTCCGG TTAAATCAAGAAAAGATGACCAGCTGACTGCGTGTGAAGTATTATTGTTTCACCACGAAGATATGGGCATACCCTGGGAAATTGCTAAGCTTGGAGTTCGTCAAGGCATGTGGGGAGCAGTCAAGAAGTTTGATCCTGCACTACGGATATATAAAAAAGAGCGTGCTTCTGGTGCCCCATTGTCACCTTGTGCTCGTTCTGCTAAAATCAATACTAAAATAACTCCAGAATATCTGAGTTCTTTGGAAAATGCAACCAATGACATCATAGAGACCAGAAATGAGGATACTTCTGGAAAACCAATTGGGAGGAACATTCCTAAACTTCTAGTTTTTGGTGGAGTTATTGCCCTTGCCTGCACTGTAGATCAAGGACTGCTGACCAAGGCACTTATATTTGGAGTAGCCCGAAGGGTTGCGAATATCGGAAGGAGGTTCTGA